CCAAGAAGGAAACCCCTCAAACTCCAACAAAACCCTTTAACACATTGTACAGCAGAAAAGATCGAACAAAGAAGCATGTCTTGCGACCTTTACAAGCATCTGccaaatagaaagaagaagatgaggaggaggaggagggaagacctGGATCTTGGCTTTGACGTTATCGATGGTGTCGCTGCTCTCGACCTCGAGGGTAATCGTCTTCCCAGTTAGGGTTTTCACAAATATCTGCATCCTCTCGTGCTTGGAGTCCTCCTCTTCGGCCTCGTCGCTGCTCTCGCGGAGAAGAGGGTTGACAACGGCGGAATAAAGAGCAAGGAATCAACCAAATCGGCCGCGTGGAATGAACGCGGACAGCGTGATCGCCCTCGATAAGCAACACTGTTATAGCTAACAGACACAAGCCACAATGAATTGCTTACACTGTTATTGTTCTGTGGGCGGGCCGTTTTGACTGTGATATATGTATTGGGCCGGCCGGGCCACGTTTGTGGATTCTTAGAAATGTTGCCATGACATCTATGTTTCCAAATCTATCTTATTATTATTTCAGGTTCTTATaagtataaaatattattcaaaattaaaattaaaatcaaaataaaaaatattagtcattAATACCAAATTAGCCAACCCGGTCGTATATCGTCTTTAGATAAGGGTTCAAACTCTCATCAAAGTGTACAATCTCATTCAATATCATATCGAATGATACCGGTATAACGATACACGATACATGGTAAATACTAATATTTCGAATGGATAAAAgatgaaaaaatattaaaatattattttaatttttttttaatttttaaaattaggaGTGGATAGACAACAATTCGCGTATAGACTCATGCCTGGATTAATATATATCATTCATCGTCATGATTTAATGTATATTAATCTTGACCGATttgatttatataattttttatatttttctcactttGACCATTTCATTAGAGATCTTACAGGAAACAAGAGCTCAAGGCAGTAAAATGATAAAGATAATAATTGGTTAAGCAAGGGCACAGATGCTTCCCTTTTTCTGAACTCAGTGGATTCTGAGCTTGTTTTCTCAGGTCTCTATTCTTTTACTGTTTCCAACTTGTGCATCAGATTACATACTTTTAGCAGGCTTTGATGGCCAAACTAAGCACTCCTGAGACATAGTGCTGCCACTTCCTCTGTGGAAGACTCCTTTATACTGAGGCTTCATCCAACTCATGATGGCTCAATGTTAGTGATGAAGTTGATGGTTGTACAACAcatctcccaccttgttgaaagaaTCCATGATGAGGTTCGACATTAGACTAATCGATAGTGTTGGAACTTGGAATTCAACATCAAGAAACCCTTACAAAATGGACAGAGAATAGCATGTCACCTGTGGCGTTGGCCGCTCCGAAGAATGTTCCATTTGTCTGCCAGTTTCAGTAGGATAGAGTTCGATCGATCCATCGTCCGTTGGAGTCTCCACATGCACAAGGAGCTTAGCAGCAGAGACTGCATCCAAGCAACCAGTCCCAAGGCTTGAGAGATGCTGTGGGTGGATGACCCAAGCTGCTGGCTCCGCATGAGACTCTTTTACGCCATTTTGCCTCCCAAACTAAGGACAAAGACACAGTGCGCCTTTTCCTTTGCACAAAGCAAAGCGGAAGCCTTTTCCTCGTTTGATTCTTTCAAGCTCCGTCCTCCTTCGGTCTTTTGTGCTTTACTGTGGTGCAGACTCATCGGAATCGGTGCCATCTCTCGTTGGTCGTGCGTTCTCGTCTTATGTTCTTTATCTTGCTACGAGGCGCGTGACTTCATGGTTGAAGGAGTGGCGTTTTAGCCTTCAGGTGTATTGATGTTTAGGGACGAGATGGGAGAAGTTTACATGATTGATAGATTCTTGTAGTTGATTCTTCTTTTGCTCCGTTTAAAGCCTTCATGGCAGAGTTCTCGAGCAGAAAACAATCAAACTTTCCTTGAGGAAATTATTCTAAGGGAAATAGGCACACACCCAAAGCtcccttctccaccaccatcAAAGCTTCTCGAGCAAAAGGCACGCTCTTATCATTACCTCCCACTTAGAAAcacaaaagaagaacaaaaagctCTACAAAGTTGAGCAGGTTTATGCATTGGAGTACTCCAAGAGatgaaagaagagaaaaagaagacaatGCAAATGAGAAGCCAGATGGTGGACGAGTCAAACCAGCTCTTTGACCACCATGCATCTCATCTTCCTGTTGCCTTTGCAGTCGAGAGACCCTTCAACCATTCAATTCTCCTCTACTCCTGTGCGTGGTCTGctgctcctttttcttctttgtgaCCCCCAGCTTCGGTATGGCGACCGGCTCCAGCGCGTCCGGGGAGCACTTGCAGCTGAACCCACGCCCGGCGGCCTGGGACGCTGCCTTCTTCTGGACATCTGCGGGATTCTTTGAAGTACTACGGTTTGTACCTCTTAGAGCCTTCTTTGCATCCTCGGCGTCGGCATTGCTCTTCCTGCCGCTGACACTGCCGCTGTTCGACCTTCGCGACCTGATGTCGTATAATTCGATCTCGGGGGCCTTGGCGATGCCCAACCGGAAGATCCCCCACCCTGGTGGCGCAGAACTTGTGCTCCTCCGCCGCGCGTGGGCGTTCCTTAGGATGCGAACCTGCGGCGTGGGACTTGGATGAGCGTAGAAGTTGTTGGACAGTGATACCCGGGGGTGCTCGCAGGTGCTGCTTCCATGACTGTTCGACGAATGACTCCTACTCACACAGCCACTgctgctcctgctgctgctgccgctgctatTACTCCGACTCGTGCTGTTGAAGCCCAATCCCAGAACGGTAGTGGAATACTGGTCGAGTGAGTCGGACATCGACCTGCTCCGGCTCGGTGGCCGGCTGGCGACGAAGAATCCGCTGTCGGAGCCAACGGAGGGCCGCAGTGGAAGAATCTGGCCCTGGAAGAACACTTCATCGGCCGCGCACATGTCGGTCTCGGCCGCATGGGAAAGGAGGCCTCCAGCCACCGATATCCGGAACTCGAAGTCCTCCTCAGCGTCGCTGGACTTGCACTCGCCATCATCATCTTTGTCGGCGGCCACCGGGAGATCCGAGGGCGAAAGGGACACCTCTTCTTCCTCAATGGCCTCCCGTTCCTCTGATGGAGTCATTGTCGTTGCTTGGACTTGTTCCACCTTTTCTTTGGAGGAAAGGGCGGTCGAAGGAAATATACAAGTGGTGGAGACTCGAAGGGGTAGCAGTGGAGCGAGGAGAGGATATAAACTAAAGGAAAGCGAGGCAGGCTCACTGTATTCTAACTTCTCGAGACATTCCCACTGTATTGGCCTGTGGGCGGGCCATGGCATGCCCCCTTTATAGGCAGCCTTGAGaaacttctttttcttcctcaagGATCAGATCTGGCATGCTGGATGTGATGATGTTGTGTTTATGTCGTtggatttgagtaagtggaagtaGTTAATGTAGAGTGGGAGTTGATAGGTTGGCCTCATGAAAGAAAAAGAATACCTATGAGAAGTTGAGTGGTGCTGAAGGTTGTACCTTGAGAATGCTGATAAGTTATCCTGGATTTATGTCAAGTTGGAGAGCCTTTATTTATCCCCTTTATAATCTCTCCTTATTGTCCTAAAGGATTCAAGGGGTGCAGGTGGGAACTCATACACCAAGCAGAGGCCAGGCTGGTCTTAATCTTCTGTAGTTACTGCATGCCTCTGTTTCTTAATGCCATTGCAAGAATCTTAACCAACCCCATGTCAATGATAGATGTTGGGGCCATTACAGTACCATCATCAAATTCTGATGCAAATGAATCAATGGGAGAGCCAACACATGCAGTCCAGATACCTGAAAATTACAGAGGTTGTTAATAGAGGTAAAACTATTGGCAAACCTCTTGTGTGCTGCAACAAAATAGCATTTGGGAAGAGCATGTGAAGCAAATCAGAACACCTGGTGATGACAAAAGGAAGGAATGGACCAGGAGAGGCTTGCAGTGGGGTCCCATGTTGGCTCCAAGCCTAACCAGAAAGGGGGCTCACGCATGGAAGTTTGGGTCTTTTGGGGTTTCTCTGAGGTGTCATGTAGTATGTGTGATGCTGGAACTTTTGGAGGCTAGCCATGGGAGAGAATTCTGAGATGGAAGATGCTGTGAGTGCACAAGATAGAAGCTAAGTCATGCTGTAAACCAAGTATTTTAGAAGTGTAAATCAAGCAACTTGTTGGTGGATTACAAGTTGGGAGTCTGTGATGCTTCCATTTCTGCCAGTTCCTGGATTGTTTAGCTGTTTCTCTACCTGGTAAAGCAGCAGTAGTGTACTCTGGACAAATCAACCATGACAAACTCTGGGTAATTGTGAACTCCTTGCATGGAAGAAACTATGACAAAGATATTGTAACCTATGAGTGTCAAATTTTGCTAACTATCAATTAGAATGAGACACTATCACGATAAGataatatttgattttaatcaaaTCAATATTGTCTTGCCACATCAGTCATGAAACATGCAGAATTTTGTATTGTCACAAGCCATGGTGTCTCTGAAATTTTACCGGAATAGTATGGTTCTCTGATTTGATGTCACACATCTACATCTAAATTACTAATCGTAAAACCCAAAGATATCTGATCATAGAACAATCATGGGCGGTGAAAGCAGTAAAAAGACTACTACACCTTCCTGTTATGACAGTGCCCGTGTGGAACTTGAATCTATTGAGCATGCTTCGAGGAATCTGCCACTGATTTATCTCTCGTCCCCTTATTATCAAATTCAATGCCCTGGAAAGTGACTTTGGAGGACCGGTATTTGCAACCAAATGCACTGCCAAAGCCCCAACCAAGACCAAGTCCCACTCCACAGCCTCCCCCTATCCATGTAGAGTTTTGAATTAGCGTAAAAGGTATAGCTATATCAAGTAAAGTTCTAAGCGAGTGATACTTACCAATTCCCATGCCAAAGGTATGCAAGGGCATTCCTGGAGATAATTGAGAAAAAAATCATCAGTGAACAGGTTATATGGGTTAATAATTGTCATAACAACAAGAATACCAGACCTGAGTTAAGAGTACATGAACCTGGAAGTATTCTAGAACAAGATTTGTGGGGCACTGCTTAGGCATCAGTAATTTCAATGGACATGTTTGACAAAGTTAACTATAAATGGATCCCATTACTGGTTCTGTTCAATCATTTAAGGTGCCTGCCAAGTTGTAATATGAAGCATGCAACTAGAAACAATGGTATGGCCACAAAATGCACTTGCCAGTAGCAATCCCTAAAAAATGTGAAACAAGGGAGCACACAGAACAACGAGTTTTTACATTCGTTTCCCTTGGAAGTGGTATGTACTTTGGTAATTCAGGAACAAGGTTGTATGAAATTTGAGATAAAGGTAGAGAGAGTAACATAATATTGGGCCCCTTTGGTGGGTGCAGCAGATAACAAATAGAATGTCCTATTTCACATGTTACAGTGAATGGAACAAAGAGGGTGCAGTATTATGTTGTGGAAGTACATAAACCAGATACTTCTGCTACATTTGACTTGTTCGGATTGATACAATTTAGGTGAACCAGATAGATACTTCTGCTAAACCATAATCATGCATTCAATGTAGGTGACTGTTCGGATTGATTCTGATCTTGCATGTCAGCTAACTAGTGTCTGGTGAGTTGTGCTCATATCTGTACAGAAACATGGAATAGTAAAAGAGAAAGCAAACTACTTTCATGTGCCCCCTTAGTTTACTACCAGATAAAGTTAAATCTCTAGAACATAACAGTTGTTCTTCGATAAGcatctttcaaaaaaaaaaaacataaaattgtTCACTGGCCctgcaaaacataaacataaagtCAAAGAATGTCATCTCCTATGTCtgacaattttttcttcttctaaaaGACATTGACAAGCATAAATCATATTTCCTGTATAAGCTTTTCCCAAAGACAGCAAGATTGTGATTGCATAGTTCACACTGAGGTTTAGAAATTTAAATCCATTATGTTTAGCTTCTCCCAAAGACAGCAAGATTGTGATTGCATAGATCACACTGAGGCGTAGAATTTTAAATCCATTGTTTTTCAGTAATCCTTTAATAGTTGTGTCATGCTCTCCATCATTTTCTTCTGCTTATAAGTTTATTACATCCTCTTTTTTGGAGTATTGAAAATTAAATCTAGCTTACATTAAGAACAACATCAATTCTTGACTGGGTGATGGAGAAAGATGCTTACATTAAGATCATATTTTTCAGATGTTAACTAGAATTTGCCTGATTATGTTCCCAATATAACATATTGTCAGCACATAATTGCATCTGATCAATTACACGACTAAAAGGTCACATTCAGATACTATGTTCATTCGTCTTGAAGGTTAAGTATATGCATCTTTAGCTTCTAATATTACATACAAATTTACTAGAATATcaacatcttttattttttttgttatcaaGCTTATCCTTTTTCAGCAGTCGTAATTTAAAATCATCCGGAGGTTCATCATAGTCTTGTTCTATGATGATCATGAATATTTTTTTCCCCTTTGCTGTTGTGGAGCATGGCCAGATGTTTATGACAAGAGAAAGCTTAATAAGTCATCCATAAGGAAAAAAATCTCACACAGGATATTAAAACTCTAAGATGGATAGCAACAGATTCAGCTAAGTTATGTAATTGAATAACATGGCTGGTAGGAATTAGGTAGGTAATCTATGCATATTTGATCGAACATTATCATCTTAGATGACAACAAGCTAAGAAATTCCTATCAAAGTACTTCctctagcaattttttttttctttctatcatcTTAACTTCGTGAACTCCACCTAAACTCTTTGACAAAAGAACTACTCCATTTCCCTTCATAAAATTGCACATCCCGGGATGTCACATTGGACTACAGATCTAAACCTTTCAATCCACACTACTTAGCACATCAACTCAAAGCCCTAAAATTGAATCAGTAAAGATGAGAAGGGAACACCTCCTGATCATCGACTAATTCAGTTGATTGCTCTCACTCTATATACGACAAAAGCCAGTTAGAGATCTCCGAGGAACCCCTTCTTGTTCCACCTTGCCATTATGCCCCAATTCAAGCAGGAAAACAAACGATTACATCGGCAGCGTTTCAGCATAACAATCCAATAGCCATCTCAAATTCCACATTTCCGCCAACCGCATAAAGATGAAaggcaacaaaaagaagaaggatACGGGAACTACCTCCAAAGCCCCATCCAATTCCAAACCCGCATCCGATGCCGAACCCTGAGACACAACATGGACATGGGCAAACACAAATCAGATTGATATCGCCCTCGTTCCAGATAGCAACAGCCGCAGATTTTCCAGTGGCCATGAGTTCATACCAAGGCCAACGCCGACGCCATCGAAGGTCGTGAGAACCATGGCTCCTTGCGGCGAATCGACTCCCGAAACTTGAGGCGAAGCGAAGCGTTCTTGCGCGAGGAGACGGGCGGGGCCAGGAAACCGAGCTTATCCGCGCCGTGATTCGTGCGACCCAGTGGACGGCCACCAAGGCTTCACGAGTTGCGGTTTGATTCAAGCGCAAAACCGGTGCAATCGAGAGCCGAATTCGGCTCAGCCCGAGACGGACCCGATTGGTTCCGACGGCGTTACAAAAAGGTTTGGGAGAACTGCAAAATATACGAACGCAAACAAACAAGACAACGACCAGCATACATCCACACAGCACAAGGGCAGACGTCGTGCCGACAGGTGGCGTTCACGAGACGACGACGACGGTCATAGATACAATATATCAGAATCGCCACATATGTGAGTCTTCTGATTTATACAGTGTTTATGATCCCACATGGTAACGTATAATAATACTTAATGCACATGAATACCCACACTGGACAAAATGTTTAGACTGGCATGCATGTGAACTGATCCAGCACACCATAACAGTAACACACCAAGTGAGGAGAAAAAAGAATGCACATCACTGACTCAAATAAAACTTAATTCTACCACAATGTCTCCTCTTGAAGTAAACAAATCCAAATGAACGTGGCAcacgtaaataaaaataaaagtaggAGGGGAGAGAAGATATGCTTCTGTGTGCGTATACGCCAGCTTCATATCCAGGCCAGTGCGGCGAAGCCCAGCGGCAGAAGCCACGCCGCCGACATGCGACCTGCTACTTTGTGTCGCAGCGTCTCCGCACCACTCTGCATTGATCACAACCAGTTAAGGCAATGGAAGCTTCATATTGGGGTGTGAATTGACCATATCTCATGCATGTTATTGCCATGGTTAATTAAGGCTTCCTATGTTGGAGAAAGTGAAGGGAATCTTACACGGTCTTCCAACACTTAATGCACTTCTAATAAACGCCAATTAGTGTAAGTAGTTGGTGTACGTGCATGTGGAAATGTGGACGTTCTGG
This DNA window, taken from Musa acuminata AAA Group cultivar baxijiao chromosome BXJ3-7, Cavendish_Baxijiao_AAA, whole genome shotgun sequence, encodes the following:
- the LOC103992895 gene encoding protein TRIGALACTOSYLDIACYLGLYCEROL 5, chloroplastic, which encodes MVLTTFDGVGVGLGFGIGCGFGIGWGFGGMPLHTFGMGIGGGCGVGLGLGWGFGSAFGCKYRSSKVTFQGIEFDNKGTRDKSVADSSKHAQ
- the LOC135642174 gene encoding uncharacterized protein LOC135642174, encoding MPWPAHRPIQWECLEKLEYSEPASLSFSLYPLLAPLLPLRVSTTCIFPSTALSSKEKVEQVQATTMTPSEEREAIEEEEVSLSPSDLPVAADKDDDGECKSSDAEEDFEFRISVAGGLLSHAAETDMCAADEVFFQGQILPLRPSVGSDSGFFVASRPPSRSRSMSDSLDQYSTTVLGLGFNSTSRSNSSGSSSRSSSGCVSRSHSSNSHGSSTCEHPRVSLSNNFYAHPSPTPQVRILRNAHARRRSTSSAPPGWGIFRLGIAKAPEIELYDIRSRRSNSGSVSGRKSNADAEDAKKALRGTNRSTSKNPADVQKKAASQAAGRGFSCKCSPDALEPVAIPKLGVTKKKKEQQTTHRSRGELNG